In Silene latifolia isolate original U9 population chromosome X, ASM4854445v1, whole genome shotgun sequence, the following proteins share a genomic window:
- the LOC141617856 gene encoding uncharacterized protein LOC141617856: MFEGTEDPVHHVKSYKDYLALKGVPAEMLSKIFAQSLGTHLKAWFYNLDLKNFPTFEDVTVEFCRHYADNMEIQTLMGTLEVMTQKEKEGFTEFYSRWRGESVKLAKKPGEVEMVDMFINNLPPVYRNALKYHNFNYFKELARSGRKVKDDLRATEVEKPKGYPGSSSKSKALTTTNFVEAINALENGSKRPQRQSPRVFTDIGCTYAYALQRLMA; the protein is encoded by the coding sequence ATGTTTGAGGGCACTGAGGATCCGGTCCATCATGTTAAGTCATACAAGGATTACCTAGctttgaagggagtacctgctgaaatGCTCTCTAAAATATTTGCTCAATCCTTGGGTACTCACCTAAAAGCATGGTTCTACAACTTAGACCTAAAGAATTTTCCCACTTTTGAAGACGTCACAGTTGAATTCTGCAGACACTATGCTGATAATATGGAAATCCAAACCCTTATGGGAACATTAGAGGTGATGacccaaaaagaaaaggaaggtttCACCGAGTTCTATTCAAGGTGGCGTGGTGAAAGCGTGAAGCTAGCTAAGAAGCCCGGTGAGGTTGAAATGGTGGATATGTTCATAAATAATTTACCACCCGTCTACCGAAATGCTCTCAAGTACCATAACTTCAATTATTTTAAAGAATTGGCCCGAAGTGGAAGGAAAGTCAAAGACGATCTTAGAGCCACTGAAGTCGAAAAACCTAAGGGATACCCGGGATCATCTTCTAAGAGTAAGGCTCTCACAACTACTAACTTTGTGGAAGCCATTAATGCACTCGAAAATGGGTCCAAAAGGCCACAACGCCAAAGCCCAAGAGTATTTACTGATATTGGGTGTACCTATGCTTATGCTCTTCAAAGACTAATGGCCTAA